The nucleotide window GAACGCCACCGAGCCCCGCGCCCAGGGCCAGGGTCGGCAACGGGGGTGATCGTTTGAACACCATGGCTATCACCAGGACCGGTATCACCAGGTGGACCGGCCCCGGATCGAACTTTTCCTGGAGCAGCGTTTGGATCTCGTCGACAGACGTCCCCAGGTCCGTAGCGTTCATCGTCAAACCGACGATGGTGAAGGTTGCCATGGCGATGACCCACGACGGCCCTGTGGTCCACAGCATGTGACGGATGTGCGCGAACAGGTCGCTGCCCGCCATTGCCGGCGCCAGGTTGGTCGTATCCGACATGGGCGAAAGCTTGTCGCCGAAATACGCACCGCTGATGATTGCGCCGGCGGTCATGGCCGGGTCGATGCCCATCGCTTGCGCCACGCCGATCAGCGCGACGCCCACGGTGCCTGCGGTGGACCACGAGGAGCCTGTCACCAAGCTCACGAACGAACACACGGCGCAGGTAGCCGGAAGAAAAAACGACGGGGCCATGAGCTCGAGGCCCCAGCTGATGAGCGCGGGCACGATGCCCGATGCCATCCAGGTGGCCATCAGGACGCCGATCACCAGCAGGATCAGCACCGCACCCATGGCCAGGTTGATGGTGTACAGCATGCCCGCATGGATCGCGTGCCACTTCCAACCAAACCGCGCCGCCACCAGTGCTCCGATGGCGCCGGCAAGGATCAGGGGGAAGTGGCCGCTGCCCTCGAACTTGGACGTGGTCTCGCTCTGAGCCGCCGCCCCGCCGAGCTCCATCGGTACCACCACGATAACCAAGAATAGCAACAGGATCAGGGATACGACGGGGACAAGGGCCCACAGAACAGGGATCTCGCGTTCGCTCGCGCCAGGGGGGCTCGTGAACCCGTGGGGAGTCGCGGCCGGCATGCTCACCGGCCAAGGGTGCCTGTTCGCTCGCGGCCATGTCCAGCCCGCATCGGAGACGGTGCACGGGCGGTGCTGAGCTGCGGGTAGGGTTGGATCTGGCCGGCATACGGCGCGGGCCCCGCCACGCCGCTGACAACTCGTGGCTCTGCAGATAGACTTCTGTCTGTAATGGATGGTTTCTGCCGCTCGACGGTCGTTGCCTCCGTCGCTGTCTGGTGCTGTGCCTGTGTGGCAGATCCGGCACCGCACCCGGTCGCACCCCCGCACGCCGTTTGCGCCCTCGAAGCCACCTGCCCCTTGGCACCGACGATCGTGAAAGCCCGTTGGTTGCAGCAGCACCTGTGGGACCAGGATCTTCAGGTTGTCGATACCCGGGCAGCGTCGCTGTACCGGCGCGGCCACGTGCCGGGGGCGCTTCGGCTGGACCTGTCCGCCCTTCAGACGACCGTCGAGGGCGTTCGCGGGCAGGTCGTGAATCCGCCCGAGGCCGAAGCGCTGTTTCGCGCTGCGGGTCTGCAACGGACTGCGAGGATCGTCGTGTACGGAGCCGAGACCACGACGGCGCCCGCGCGTCTCGTGTGGACGCTCGAGTACCTTGGCCATCGCCAGGTCTCGCTGCTGGACGGCGGCTTCGCGGCCTGGCAGCAAGACGGGGGCACCTTGGAGTCGGCGGCGCGGACTCCTCCCCGCTCCGAATACGCGATCGAGACGGTTGCCAGCCAGCGCAGGGTAAGCGCCGCGTCCGTGCTCGCCTCGCTCTCCGATGGATCCATGAACCTGGTGGATGCTCGGTCGCCCGCCGAGTTTGCTGCCGGTCACATTCCCGGCGCGCTCAACGTTGATTGGACTCGCAACCTCGCCGGAGGAAGCCTTCGCCCGCAAGCCGAGCTGAGCTCACCCTACCTGTCCCTCGACCGCACGATCCCAGTGGCAACCTACTGTCAAACAGGCTCGCGTGCATCCGTCGCCTACGTCGTGCTGCGCGCCCTGGGCTTCGCCGACGTGCGCTTGTACGACGGAAGCTGGGCCGAGTGGGGTTCACGCCCAGAGCTTCCTCGCGTGCCCTAGGGCCTAGGACCTACACAGACATCCCAACAGTCCAGGGGCCGGACACTGTGCGGGCGGCTGAACCAGCTGGAGCGACTGCTCAAGAGCCTGCAGAGCGAGGGATCGGCATTTCGCCGTAGGCTGAACGACCTCGGGCGCCGACTCGGCCCGGCGCCGGTCTTGACGTCGCTGGCCCGAGCACTCGGTTTCGAGCCAAGCCATGCCGCAGGCCAGATCTCCCGGGTGACGCTACCGGACGCGACCGCCGATCTGCGTGTAGGGGCCCCCGACGGTTCGGCCTCGAAGCTCTCGGTCACGGACGGCGGAGCTGTTTGGGCGCCCGTGCGCATAGGCTTTCAACCTGCGAAGATGGGCCGGCAAGGTGAGGAGGCCGCGCTGGAGCGCTTGCTAGCCGTGAACGCCGGTCCGAGCCACAACGCCGACGTCAGGCCCGTCAGAAAGCTGCGGCTCGGCGAGCTCGAGCTCCGCCAACCCGGCAGATCGAAGACCTCCACGCATCGACCATGGACCTGGCTGCTTCTGGCGGCGCTGCTCCTGCTAACGTTGGAGTGGGTCTCCTATCATCGGGGCCTCACGGCCTGATGGCCTTCGGCTGCCAGCCCGCACCCGGACCGTGAACGATCGCACATCGTGGTCGTGGTCGTCTCAGATCAACTGCCCTGTAATCGTCTCGTCGGACAATCGCACATCACCGTAACCGCAGGGGCCCTCGTACAGATCGATATCATGCAGACGACACCCTCGCCGGTCTATGTGGCCCAATCGGTGGATTTCAGGGCGACGGGTACGTACGGGTTTCACCCCACCACGACGCAGGCCGACATTACGGACCAGGTGGCTTGGAACGACATCACCGGCCATATCCTCTTCGATGGCATCGTGCCGGGACGCGGCCGTGCCGTAGCGGTCGGGAACGCTTCGGTGCAGGCAACATCCGGGTTGATCAACTCGCCGGCCCTCCTCGTGCCGATCACGCAGCCAATGGCTGTTGCCTTGACCATCGAGCCGAGCGCGCCTTCGGGAATCCCGGGCGACCAGATCACATTGCGCGCGTTCCTGGACTACACGCACGGAATCCCATCCCAGGATATAACCAACGAAGTCAAATGGAACTCCTCCAACGTTGCAGTTGCCAGTTTTGGTCCCAACACAAGCGTGTTGGTCGTACAGCCCAGTGCCCTGCCAAACGACATCGCCACCATCACGGCGACCGACACCTTCAATCCCCCGCGGGCAGCCCCCGCGACCGCCACGCTCACGGTTGGCTCGTCCGCCCTCGCCGCGCTCGGTGTCAGCGCTGCCAGCAGTTCCGTCAAAGTCAGCCAGACGGTGCAGATGCAGGCCACGGGGTTCTACTCCGTAGGTCCAGGTAGGGACATCACGGATTCGGTCAATTGGGACGTAAGCAGGGGCAGCTCCTATTGTCGCGTCGATCACCGCGGTCTCGTCACCGCAAGAAGAACAAGGAGCCGCGATCGACCTGCCGAGTGCACGATCACTGCACAACACCCGGGTTCGCTCATAACCGGGAACGCGCTCGTCACCGTGATCGCGCCCCTCATCAAGAGAATCTACTTCGAGGATCCGCCGCTCAATGTTCCGATGAGCTCTCTTACGCTTCGTGTCAATAGAACAAAGACACTGAAGGTCATGGCGGAATACGAGTTTCCCGGGATCGACGACGAGATCGGCGACACCTTGGAGTGGTCCAGCACCGAGCCACTGAACGTCGACGTCGACAACAGCGGTTCATCGCGCGGCAGAATCAAAGGGCTGCAGGCGGGCACGAGCAGCATCGTTGCCGCGAAGATCGATCCCGCACGTTGCGTAGCGCCCAATTGTAGCCCCCATGAGATTTCAACTATCGTAACGGTAGGTATGTAGCCCCTTGGGCGACTCCGGCGCCCTAAGGAGGCGCGCCAAGATGGACGCTGCCGCTGCGGGCGCGGGAGCGGGCGCGCTCACGGCCTAGGTTTTTTCCCCGGGCGCGCTCCCGATCGCACTCCGCCCCCACACACCCGGTCTGGATCGTTTGTTTTGGCGCGACCCCGGCTGTTTGCTCGTGAGACAGCGACCGTGAGCCGCAACAGCGCGGTCGAGCACCACTTTCGGCCGCGCGTAGCACACCCCGCTGCCTTCCTGCGCGGCCTGACTATGAGCCGCGCGCCCTTCTTGCGAGGCTACGTCGGCCTGCCAAGCGCAGGCCCCTTCCAGTTGGTCGCTCAGCATCGACGCGGGGAGCGACTGGTTGCTGAGAGGCGGTACCCTTTCGCTGTCGCTTACCCAAGGGAGCATTCGCGCCTGCGAACCGACCAGCTGCTCCTGCAACGAATCGCCGCCGGCTCGGGCGGACGGTTCGATCCGCCGCCAAGCCAGCTGTTTATTGCGAGGGGCGATGGCGTTGTGGAGCACATCGAGCTTTGGCGTTGGTTCATCCCCGCATGCCTCGCGCTGTTCGTTGGCGAGCTGGGCCTGCGCCGCCTGTACACCGGGTGATTTGGGGGAGGACTCCCTTGACTCGGAGCGCGCGGTGTGTATTTTCCACTGTCCTCCTTTCAGGGATTGCCTCATGAAAAAGACCGAACTGAAGCGGTTCCAGAAGATCCTCGAGGAAAAGCGGGACAACCTGATCCGCAACGCCCGACAAACCATCGCCGAGGGAATGACCTTGGACTCGAACGATCTGCCGGACGAAATGGATCTCGCCTCGAGTGAGTATATCCAGTCCTTTACTTTCCGGCTGCGTGGCCGCGAAAAGACCTTCCTGCAGAAGATCGATCGCGCCCTGAAGAAGATCCAGGACGGGTCGTTCGGCGTGTGTGAGAACTGCGAGGAGCCCATCTCGGTCAAGCGCCTCGAGGCGCGGCCCGAAACGACGCTATGCATCCGCTGCAAGGAAGACGAAGAACGGGTCGAGAAGGATTTCGCCTAGCCTGAACTTAGTTGCGGGTCGGTGAGCGTCGCGCAGGGTGCCCTGTGTGCCGATTTTTTGGGGGCGTAGCATGGGTGGGCTAATGTAGGCTCCATGCCTACATTAGCCCCGTGCCGGGATTCCCGGTCAGAAAGCCAAGGAGTTCCGGCACCCTCCCGCCTCGAGCGCGAAGCCGCACCGTTCGTCAAGTGGGCCGGTGGCAAGGGCCGCATCTTGGCGCAGCTGCTTCCGCTGCTGCCGCCCGGGGTCCGGTTCATGCGCCACGTGGAGCCCTTCGCGGGAGGAGCAGCGCTCTTCTTTGCGCGCCGGCCACGGCGGGCGCTGCTCGCCGACGTCAACCCCTCCCTGATCGCCACCTACAGCAGCGTGCGCGACGAGGTCGAGAACGTCATCAGCGCGCTCGAGCCGCTGGCGCAGGCCCACTGCGCCGACCACTACTACGAGATGCGCCAGCGCTACAACCAGCAGCAAAACCTACCACCTGCCCGGCGCGCGGCGCTCTTCATCTACCTCAACAAGACCTGCTTCAACGGCCTGTACCGAGTCAATCGGCGCGGTAACTTCAACGTCCCTGCTGGGCGCTACCGCAACCCTCGCATCCTCAACGCGCCGCTTCTGCGCACCGCAAGCGCGTCGCTGGCCAACGTGGAGCTCCGGTGCGTTGGTTTCGAGAGCATGTTGTCCCTGACCCGACCGGGCGACTTCGTCTATCTGGATCCGCCGTACGCGCCCGCCTCTGCCACAGCAAACTTCACTTCGTATGCGCGCGACGGCTTTACATCGGGCATGCAGGTTCGGCTGCGCGACGTTTTCAAGGAGCTCAACCGGCGTGGATGCCGGCTCATGCTATCGAACAGCGATGTCTCCCAAGTTCGGGAGCTGTACGCCGATTTCCACGTCGACACCGTAGCGGCGCCACGTGCGATCAATCGCGATGCCCACCGGCGCGGGCTCGTGAGCGAAGTCGTGATTCGGAACTACACGGTGAAAGGCGAGAGCCGACCCGCGGCCGTGCTCGACGGGCGGCGAGACTACCTCGCCAGCGCCAGCTAGTGGCGAGGCACTAGTAGCACTTGCGTCCTGGAAGGACGATACAGCCGGTCGATTAGGACACCCTGGACGAAGGGATCGCGAGTGAGATCCTCAGCGCGAGCTCCTTCGACGTGCGGGCTTCGCTGTGGCGCTGTCCCCGCAAGCCAAGGCAGCCATAGCGAGGACTCCCGGCGCGAGGTGCTAGTCCAACAGCTCCAGCCAGCCGTGGCCCAGATCGTCCGGGAGGGCACCAGGCGCAGGGCGGATGCGCAGGAAGACCTTTCCCCGGCATGCCAAGCGTTTGGCGCTGCCGAACAAGCGGCTGTCGTTGCTGCGGGTCGTGCGATTGTCGCCTAGCAGAAACAGCCCCTTTTTGACCTTGACGGTCCGCATGCTGAAGACATGCCCCTTCAACTTGAACCACTCGTGCTCCACACTGCCTAGCTTCTCGGTCCCATAGTCCATCGTCAGGAGCCTGCGTGCCCGCTCGTCGTAGAAGCTCCTGGTGCCCATGTTGTTGGTCATGACCGCCTTGCCATTGACCAGCAACTGGCCGCGCCGGCCGCTCTTGAGCTCGTCGCCTTTCTTGCCGGCAACGCGCCCTATGACGTACTCGCCTGGCATGCGTGGGTCCCCACACAGGGCTATGTCGCCTAGCTGAAGCTCCGCGTCGCGCCAGACGGCCACCTGTTCACCCATGGTCAACGTAGGGGCCATACTGTTGTGACCGACGATGGCGAGATCCACGAAGAAGTAGCGCAGGATCCCACCAGCGATGGCGAGCAGCGTCGCGACCAAGAACACCAACTTGAGCAGGCCTCGGAACAGGGCGAGGAGCATGCAGAACGATGGTAGCGCGCACAAGGGGGCGGCGGCAGCTTTCGCGGCGCTGCGTGCCTAGGCGCGAAGCGGTGCGTCGAAGGACTCCAGTAGCTGCTGGACCGCAATGGCCGGATCGGCCGCAGCGTAGACCGCTCTCAGCACCGCGACGCCACTGGCACCCGCCGCACGGGCCAGCCCGGCATTGGCCGCCGATACCCCACCCAGCGCCACGAGAGGTAGCGCCCGATCGGCCGCCATGCGAGCGAACTGTCGCTCACCGAGCGGCGTGCCCTTGCCCGGGCTCGTG belongs to Pseudomonadota bacterium and includes:
- the nhaC gene encoding Na+/H+ antiporter NhaC; translation: MPAATPHGFTSPPGASEREIPVLWALVPVVSLILLLFLVIVVVPMELGGAAAQSETTSKFEGSGHFPLILAGAIGALVAARFGWKWHAIHAGMLYTINLAMGAVLILLVIGVLMATWMASGIVPALISWGLELMAPSFFLPATCAVCSFVSLVTGSSWSTAGTVGVALIGVAQAMGIDPAMTAGAIISGAYFGDKLSPMSDTTNLAPAMAGSDLFAHIRHMLWTTGPSWVIAMATFTIVGLTMNATDLGTSVDEIQTLLQEKFDPGPVHLVIPVLVIAMVFKRSPPLPTLALGAGLGGVLAMFRGVQLSEVLSVGLNGYVSSTGNAAVDELLSRGGMFSMHSTVFLILAAMVFSGVLERTGMLRVLAFSVLSRADSTRSLIASTVLTSIGANILAADQYISVVVPGRMYAEEYRRRGLAPQNLSRALEDGGTITSPLIPWNTCGAFMSAALGVATGSYAMYCFLNLANPIVSIFYGVTGWTILKAPEQAGSQAPDSGI
- a CDS encoding sulfurtransferase, with the protein product MADPAPHPVAPPHAVCALEATCPLAPTIVKARWLQQHLWDQDLQVVDTRAASLYRRGHVPGALRLDLSALQTTVEGVRGQVVNPPEAEALFRAAGLQRTARIVVYGAETTTAPARLVWTLEYLGHRQVSLLDGGFAAWQQDGGTLESAARTPPRSEYAIETVASQRRVSAASVLASLSDGSMNLVDARSPAEFAAGHIPGALNVDWTRNLAGGSLRPQAELSSPYLSLDRTIPVATYCQTGSRASVAYVVLRALGFADVRLYDGSWAEWGSRPELPRVP
- a CDS encoding TraR/DksA C4-type zinc finger protein, with translation MKKTELKRFQKILEEKRDNLIRNARQTIAEGMTLDSNDLPDEMDLASSEYIQSFTFRLRGREKTFLQKIDRALKKIQDGSFGVCENCEEPISVKRLEARPETTLCIRCKEDEERVEKDFA
- a CDS encoding DNA adenine methylase, which encodes MPTLAPCRDSRSESQGVPAPSRLEREAAPFVKWAGGKGRILAQLLPLLPPGVRFMRHVEPFAGGAALFFARRPRRALLADVNPSLIATYSSVRDEVENVISALEPLAQAHCADHYYEMRQRYNQQQNLPPARRAALFIYLNKTCFNGLYRVNRRGNFNVPAGRYRNPRILNAPLLRTASASLANVELRCVGFESMLSLTRPGDFVYLDPPYAPASATANFTSYARDGFTSGMQVRLRDVFKELNRRGCRLMLSNSDVSQVRELYADFHVDTVAAPRAINRDAHRRGLVSEVVIRNYTVKGESRPAAVLDGRRDYLASAS
- the lepB gene encoding signal peptidase I; this translates as MLLALFRGLLKLVFLVATLLAIAGGILRYFFVDLAIVGHNSMAPTLTMGEQVAVWRDAELQLGDIALCGDPRMPGEYVIGRVAGKKGDELKSGRRGQLLVNGKAVMTNNMGTRSFYDERARRLLTMDYGTEKLGSVEHEWFKLKGHVFSMRTVKVKKGLFLLGDNRTTRSNDSRLFGSAKRLACRGKVFLRIRPAPGALPDDLGHGWLELLD